The following proteins come from a genomic window of Sinorhizobium fredii NGR234:
- a CDS encoding CaiB/BaiF CoA transferase family protein produces METPLKGIRVLELARILAGPWIGQTLADLGAEVIKVESPAGDDTRTWGPPFVEGEGGEKLDAAYFHACNRGKRSVVLDFTTGEGQEAVRRLAAQSDVLLENFKVGGLSKYGLDYASLKKINPRLIYCSVTGFGQDGPYAHRAGYDYIVQGMSGIMDLTGEPDREPQKIGVAFADIFTGLYGVIAVQAALAQRERTGEGQQIDMALLDCMTGVLANQALNFLVSGKAPRRLGNAHPNIAPYQVFPTSDGHLIVAVGNDRQFIKFCDLLGRPDLASDERYRTNAGRVQHRDTLTPELAAETAKFERDALLAKLEAVGVPGGPINSVADVFADPQIVHRKMRVEAPHTGAAAGKTPGVRTPIRFSGAALALERGVPRLGEHTEEVLAEIGMDVPKKES; encoded by the coding sequence ATGGAAACGCCGCTCAAGGGCATACGAGTCCTCGAACTCGCCCGCATCCTCGCCGGTCCCTGGATCGGCCAGACACTCGCCGACCTCGGCGCCGAGGTCATCAAGGTGGAGAGCCCGGCCGGGGACGATACCAGGACCTGGGGTCCGCCCTTCGTCGAAGGGGAAGGGGGCGAGAAGCTCGACGCCGCCTATTTCCACGCCTGCAACCGCGGCAAGCGCTCGGTCGTGCTCGACTTCACGACGGGGGAGGGGCAGGAGGCGGTGCGCCGGCTTGCGGCCCAGTCGGATGTTCTTCTAGAGAACTTCAAGGTCGGCGGGCTTTCGAAATACGGGCTCGACTATGCGAGCCTGAAGAAGATCAATCCGCGGCTGATCTATTGCTCGGTGACCGGCTTCGGCCAGGACGGACCCTACGCCCACCGGGCCGGCTACGATTACATCGTCCAGGGCATGAGCGGCATCATGGACCTGACCGGCGAACCGGACCGCGAGCCGCAGAAGATCGGCGTTGCCTTCGCCGACATCTTCACCGGCCTCTACGGCGTCATCGCCGTGCAGGCGGCGCTGGCCCAGCGCGAAAGGACTGGCGAGGGACAGCAGATCGACATGGCGCTGCTCGACTGCATGACGGGCGTGCTTGCCAACCAGGCCCTGAACTTCCTCGTCTCCGGCAAGGCGCCGCGGCGCCTCGGTAACGCCCATCCGAACATCGCGCCCTACCAAGTCTTTCCGACCTCGGATGGACACCTGATCGTTGCGGTCGGCAACGACCGGCAGTTCATAAAGTTCTGCGACCTGCTCGGCCGCCCGGATCTTGCTTCGGACGAGCGCTATCGGACCAATGCCGGCCGCGTTCAGCATCGCGATACGTTGACACCGGAGCTCGCTGCAGAGACCGCGAAGTTCGAGCGGGACGCTCTGCTCGCGAAGTTAGAGGCGGTCGGTGTGCCGGGCGGCCCGATCAATTCCGTCGCCGACGTCTTCGCGGACCCGCAGATCGTCCATCGGAAGATGCGGGTGGAGGCGCCGCACACCGGTGCCGCTGCCGGAAAGACGCCGGGAGTTCGCACGCCGATCCGCTTCTCCGGTGCCGCACTTGCGCTGGAGCGCGGCGTGCCGCGCCTTGGCGAGCATACGGAAGAAGTGCTGGCGGAGATTGGGATGGACGTGCCGAAAAAGGAGTCGTGA
- the phnD gene encoding phosphonate ABC transporter substrate-binding protein — translation MLKKALLGAVALIALVGHAQAEDLKEFRIGIMGGENEADRLRNYQCLVDQLPAAIGVEKVSLFPAADYDGVIQGLLGGTLDYAELGASGYAKIYLAKADAVEPILTTVQTDGATGYHSIMVARKDSGITKLEDLKGKKLGFADPDSTSGYLVPLVTLPESIGAPVKEYFGETGFGGGHENLVLEVLKGTFDAGTTFGSGVGEFKDGYTSGNLRKMVDKGILDMNDLVELWRSPLIPNGPIVVRTSLNDDMKAKFKQFMMDLPKTDAACFSAIQGGDFSGFTEVNSDFYKPIIDARKATIGG, via the coding sequence ATGCTGAAAAAAGCTCTTCTGGGCGCCGTTGCGCTCATCGCCCTCGTCGGCCATGCCCAGGCCGAAGACCTCAAGGAATTCCGCATTGGCATCATGGGTGGAGAGAACGAAGCCGACCGCCTGCGCAACTACCAGTGCCTGGTCGACCAGCTTCCGGCCGCCATCGGCGTCGAGAAGGTCTCGCTGTTTCCGGCTGCCGACTATGACGGCGTTATCCAGGGCCTGCTCGGCGGCACGCTCGACTACGCCGAGCTCGGCGCCTCTGGCTACGCCAAGATCTATCTCGCCAAGGCCGACGCTGTCGAGCCGATCCTGACGACGGTCCAGACCGACGGCGCGACCGGCTACCACTCGATCATGGTGGCCCGCAAGGACTCCGGCATCACCAAGCTCGAAGACCTGAAGGGCAAGAAGCTCGGCTTTGCCGATCCGGATTCCACCTCCGGCTATCTCGTGCCGCTGGTGACCCTGCCGGAAAGTATCGGCGCGCCCGTGAAGGAGTATTTCGGCGAGACCGGCTTCGGCGGCGGCCATGAAAACCTCGTCCTCGAAGTCCTGAAGGGCACTTTCGATGCCGGCACGACCTTCGGCTCGGGCGTCGGCGAGTTCAAGGACGGCTACACGTCCGGCAACCTGCGCAAGATGGTCGACAAGGGCATCCTCGACATGAACGATCTCGTCGAGCTGTGGCGCTCGCCGCTGATCCCGAACGGCCCGATTGTCGTACGCACCTCGTTGAACGACGACATGAAGGCGAAGTTCAAGCAGTTCATGATGGATCTGCCGAAGACCGACGCAGCCTGCTTCTCGGCCATCCAGGGCGGTGACTTCAGCGGCTTCACCGAAGTCAACAGCGATTTCTACAAGCCGATCATCGACGCCCGCAAGGCAACCATCGGCGGCTGA
- a CDS encoding alpha-D-ribose 1-methylphosphonate 5-triphosphate diphosphatase, with the protein MSSEQVLSNARIVLEDDIIDGSVLIRDGRIADISEGASRVGEDFEGDYLLPGLIELHTDHLEAHYSPRPGVRWLKIAAIQAHDAQVVTSGITTVFDCLRLGSDEESGFPKGEMRSMADALAQAKDEGRLRADHLIHLRCEVSTNDVLEHYEDFRDDPQVRLVSLMDHAPGQRQFQTMEQYTLYYKTKRGLTDEAFAAFCERQQALSARFAAPHRTALAQACAARGITIASHDDATLAHVEESIGYGVRLAEFPTSFEAAEASHRAGLSVLMGAPNVVRGKSHSGNIAARELAERGVLDVLSSDYVPFSLIHAPFILADEVESIDLPSAIALVTATPARTVGLSDRGRIVVGLRADIVRVRRPEGIPVVRSVWREGRRVA; encoded by the coding sequence ATGAGCAGCGAACAGGTTCTTTCCAATGCCCGCATCGTCCTCGAAGACGATATCATCGACGGGTCTGTGCTGATCCGCGACGGAAGGATTGCCGACATTTCGGAAGGCGCGAGTCGAGTTGGCGAGGATTTCGAAGGCGACTACCTGCTGCCCGGCCTGATCGAACTGCATACCGATCACCTGGAAGCGCACTACTCGCCACGCCCGGGCGTGCGCTGGCTGAAGATCGCCGCGATCCAGGCCCACGACGCCCAGGTGGTCACGTCAGGCATCACGACCGTCTTCGACTGCCTGCGTCTCGGCTCGGACGAGGAGAGCGGCTTCCCGAAGGGCGAAATGCGCAGCATGGCCGATGCCTTGGCGCAGGCGAAGGACGAAGGGCGGCTGCGCGCCGACCACCTCATCCACCTGCGCTGCGAGGTCTCGACGAACGACGTCCTCGAGCACTACGAGGATTTTCGCGACGACCCGCAGGTGCGCCTCGTCTCGCTGATGGACCACGCGCCCGGCCAGCGCCAGTTCCAGACGATGGAGCAATATACGCTCTACTACAAAACCAAGCGCGGCCTCACGGACGAGGCTTTCGCGGCTTTCTGCGAGCGCCAGCAGGCCCTGTCGGCCCGTTTCGCGGCACCACATCGCACTGCGCTTGCCCAGGCCTGCGCCGCACGCGGCATCACCATAGCCAGCCACGACGACGCGACCCTTGCGCATGTCGAGGAGTCGATCGGCTATGGCGTCCGGCTCGCCGAGTTTCCGACGAGTTTCGAAGCGGCGGAAGCCTCGCACCGGGCGGGCCTCAGCGTCCTGATGGGAGCACCGAACGTCGTGCGCGGCAAATCGCACTCCGGAAACATCGCCGCCCGCGAACTCGCGGAGCGCGGCGTGCTCGATGTGCTTTCTTCGGACTACGTACCGTTCAGCCTGATCCATGCGCCCTTCATCCTCGCGGATGAAGTCGAAAGCATCGACCTGCCGAGCGCGATAGCCTTGGTGACCGCGACACCGGCACGCACCGTCGGTCTTAGCGACCGCGGCCGGATCGTCGTCGGGCTGCGCGCCGATATCGTTCGCGTCCGTCGGCCAGAAGGCATTCCGGTTGTTCGCTCCGTCTGGCGCGAAGGACGGCGTGTCGCATGA
- the phnE gene encoding phosphonate ABC transporter, permease protein PhnE, whose product MATSVLSRQLSENGALIERHWQELNSRRRLYTTFGLSILALALFASLWFANDSNAGKFVDRLPHFFDFVGDLMPRDATEIGRALLDLPSPYDDGSFKYNYPEGRLYLTDGVYIPEYVHKMLETVNIAIFSTVLGVFFGFCLCFLAARNLMPNPWIRGIVRRLMEILRAFPEVVIAGFFLAILSLGPIPAIAAVSIHTIGALGKLFFEVVENADMKPEEGLRAVGANWTERVWFGIVPQVMPNFVSYFLLRLEINVRASTIIGAVGGGGIGELLRLSIGQGHEAKTLAIVLLLFATIFAVDQFSAWLRRRLVGDQAFELAQ is encoded by the coding sequence ATGGCCACTTCCGTGCTTTCCCGGCAACTGAGCGAGAACGGCGCGCTCATCGAGCGCCATTGGCAGGAGCTCAACAGCCGGCGGCGGCTCTACACGACGTTCGGCCTCTCAATTCTCGCGCTGGCGCTCTTTGCATCCCTCTGGTTCGCCAACGACTCCAATGCCGGAAAGTTCGTCGACCGCCTGCCGCATTTCTTCGACTTCGTCGGCGACCTGATGCCGCGCGATGCGACGGAGATCGGGCGCGCGCTCCTCGATCTTCCCTCGCCCTATGACGACGGCAGTTTCAAATACAACTACCCGGAGGGGCGCCTCTATCTGACCGACGGCGTTTATATTCCCGAATATGTTCACAAGATGCTGGAGACGGTGAACATTGCCATCTTCTCGACGGTGCTCGGTGTCTTCTTCGGCTTCTGCCTGTGCTTCCTTGCCGCCAGAAATCTCATGCCCAATCCCTGGATCAGGGGGATCGTGCGCCGGCTGATGGAAATCCTGCGCGCCTTTCCGGAAGTGGTGATCGCCGGTTTTTTCCTGGCGATCCTCTCGCTCGGGCCGATCCCTGCGATCGCGGCGGTGTCGATCCACACGATCGGCGCGCTCGGCAAACTGTTCTTCGAAGTGGTCGAAAATGCCGACATGAAGCCGGAGGAGGGCCTGCGCGCCGTGGGCGCCAACTGGACCGAGCGGGTCTGGTTCGGCATCGTGCCGCAGGTGATGCCCAATTTCGTGAGCTATTTCCTGCTTCGTCTCGAGATCAACGTGCGTGCCTCGACGATCATCGGCGCGGTTGGCGGCGGCGGCATCGGCGAGCTTCTGCGCCTGTCGATCGGTCAGGGCCATGAGGCCAAGACGCTGGCGATCGTACTCTTGCTCTTCGCCACGATCTTCGCGGTCGACCAATTTTCCGCCTGGCTGCGCCGCCGCCTCGTCGGCGATCAGGCCTTTGAGCTTGCCCAGTAG
- the phnN gene encoding phosphonate metabolism protein/1,5-bisphosphokinase (PRPP-forming) PhnN: protein MMAEERHGGTLIVVVGPSGAGKDSVMGFAARHFAQRPDILFVRRVITRPSDAGSEVHESVSAAEFEAMQEGGAFAVSWQAHGLSYGIPRDIADKIESGMTAIVNGSRAALPAIRAAFGKVAVALVTADASVLAKRLAQRGRENEEDVLRRLKRQVPDVVAGPDVTVIDNSGRLEIAGQRFVALVEQHCAKSHHPA from the coding sequence ATGATGGCGGAGGAAAGGCACGGCGGGACGCTCATCGTCGTCGTCGGCCCGAGCGGCGCCGGCAAGGATAGTGTCATGGGTTTTGCCGCCCGCCACTTCGCGCAGCGGCCCGATATTCTCTTCGTCCGGCGGGTCATCACCCGCCCCTCTGATGCCGGCAGCGAAGTGCACGAAAGCGTCTCCGCCGCCGAATTCGAGGCAATGCAGGAAGGCGGCGCCTTCGCGGTTTCCTGGCAGGCGCACGGCTTGAGCTATGGCATTCCGCGCGACATCGCCGACAAGATCGAGAGCGGCATGACGGCGATCGTCAACGGCAGCCGCGCCGCCCTTCCCGCCATTCGCGCCGCCTTCGGCAAGGTCGCCGTCGCCCTCGTCACCGCCGACGCCTCGGTCTTGGCGAAGCGCCTCGCCCAACGTGGGCGCGAAAACGAGGAAGACGTGCTGCGCCGGCTGAAGCGGCAGGTCCCCGACGTCGTCGCCGGGCCGGACGTGACGGTGATCGACAACAGCGGCCGGCTTGAGATCGCCGGGCAGCGTTTCGTTGCGCTCGTCGAACAGCATTGCGCCAAGTCGCACCACCCCGCCTGA
- a CDS encoding acyl-CoA dehydrogenase: MAGKSQFQWDDPFLLEDQLTEDERMIRDTARAYAEERLQPRVIEAYREEKTDPAIFREMGELGLLGVTVSDTYGGVGASYVAYGLVAREVERVDSGYRSMMSVQSSLVIYPIFAYGSEEQKQKYLPKLISGEWIGCFGLTEPDAGSDPAGMKTRAIKTEDGYRLIGSKMWISNAPLADVFVVWAKSEAHGNAIRGFVLEKGMKGLSAPKIAGKLSLRASITGEIVLDNVEVGEEALLPDVEGLKGPFGCLNRARYGISWGALGAAEFCWHAARQYGLDRKQFNRPLAQTQLFQKKLADMQTEIALGLQGSLRVGRLMDEGRMAPEMISLVKRNNCGKALDIARMARDMHGGNGISEEYQVMRHMLNLETVNTYEGTHDVHALILGRAQTGLQAFF; the protein is encoded by the coding sequence ATGGCCGGCAAAAGTCAATTCCAGTGGGACGACCCGTTCCTCCTCGAGGATCAATTGACCGAAGACGAGCGGATGATCCGCGATACGGCGCGCGCCTATGCTGAGGAGCGGCTGCAGCCGCGGGTGATAGAGGCTTATCGTGAGGAAAAGACCGATCCGGCGATCTTCCGCGAGATGGGCGAACTCGGTCTGCTGGGCGTCACCGTGTCCGACACCTATGGCGGCGTCGGCGCCTCCTATGTCGCCTATGGGCTCGTCGCCCGCGAGGTCGAGCGGGTCGATTCCGGCTACCGCTCGATGATGAGCGTGCAGTCCTCGCTGGTGATCTACCCGATCTTCGCCTACGGCTCCGAAGAACAGAAGCAGAAATACCTGCCGAAGCTGATCAGCGGCGAATGGATCGGCTGTTTCGGCCTGACCGAGCCGGATGCCGGCTCCGATCCGGCTGGGATGAAGACCCGGGCGATCAAGACCGAGGACGGCTATCGGCTGATCGGTTCGAAGATGTGGATCTCCAATGCGCCGCTTGCCGATGTCTTCGTCGTCTGGGCGAAGTCGGAGGCGCATGGCAACGCCATTCGCGGCTTCGTGCTGGAAAAGGGGATGAAGGGTCTCTCGGCGCCGAAGATCGCCGGCAAGCTTTCGCTCCGGGCGTCGATCACCGGCGAGATCGTGCTCGACAATGTCGAAGTGGGCGAGGAAGCACTGCTGCCTGATGTCGAGGGCCTCAAGGGGCCATTCGGCTGCCTCAACCGCGCCCGTTACGGCATCTCCTGGGGCGCGCTCGGCGCGGCAGAATTCTGCTGGCACGCCGCGCGTCAATACGGCCTCGATCGCAAGCAGTTCAACCGGCCGCTCGCCCAGACCCAGCTCTTCCAGAAAAAGCTTGCCGACATGCAGACCGAAATCGCGCTCGGGCTGCAGGGGTCGCTCCGCGTCGGGCGGTTGATGGACGAGGGGCGAATGGCCCCGGAGATGATCTCTCTCGTCAAGCGCAACAATTGCGGCAAGGCGCTGGACATTGCCCGCATGGCCCGCGACATGCACGGTGGCAACGGCATTTCCGAGGAATATCAGGTGATGCGCCACATGCTGAATCTCGAGACCGTCAATACCTATGAGGGCACGCATGATGTCCATGCGCTGATCCTTGGCCGCGCCCAGACCGGGCTGCAGGCGTTTTTCTGA
- a CDS encoding DUF1045 domain-containing protein, whose amino-acid sequence MRYAIYFAPPADHRLSLAAARWLGRDAFTGGAVARPEIPALDPDRQAALTAEPRRYGFHGTLKAPFELVPGRSEADVIAAFDEFAAEIEPFEIPEITLDQIGPFFALVPSAPSASLQNLAEQAVRRFEPLRAPLSQADMARRNPDKLTRRQRDYLAAWGYPYVFEEFQFHLTLTGPVPEETRSVMRETLEVAFDPFIGRPLSISTVALFVEPQRGAPFTVHSLLPLGSASARKIA is encoded by the coding sequence GTGCGCTATGCAATCTACTTCGCGCCGCCGGCCGATCACCGGCTGTCGCTGGCCGCAGCCCGTTGGTTGGGGCGCGACGCCTTCACCGGCGGCGCCGTGGCCCGGCCAGAAATCCCGGCGCTCGATCCTGATAGGCAGGCCGCTCTGACGGCCGAACCGCGCCGCTACGGCTTCCATGGCACGCTCAAAGCGCCCTTCGAACTTGTACCCGGGCGAAGCGAGGCCGACGTGATCGCTGCCTTCGACGAATTCGCGGCCGAAATCGAACCCTTCGAGATACCGGAGATCACGCTCGACCAGATCGGCCCGTTTTTCGCGCTTGTGCCGAGCGCACCGTCCGCCTCCCTGCAAAATCTGGCGGAGCAAGCCGTTCGCCGCTTCGAACCGCTCCGCGCGCCGCTTTCGCAAGCTGACATGGCCCGCCGCAATCCGGATAAATTGACGCGGCGTCAGAGGGATTACCTTGCGGCATGGGGCTACCCCTATGTCTTCGAAGAGTTCCAGTTTCATCTGACGCTCACCGGCCCCGTGCCGGAGGAGACACGCAGCGTCATGCGCGAAACGCTCGAGGTCGCCTTCGACCCATTCATCGGCCGCCCGCTCAGCATCTCGACAGTCGCACTTTTCGTCGAGCCGCAGCGCGGCGCCCCCTTCACCGTTCACTCCCTGCTGCCGCTCGGCAGCGCATCCGCACGAAAGATTGCATGA
- the phnC gene encoding phosphonate ABC transporter ATP-binding protein, with amino-acid sequence MFQLRNVTRQFGKKRAVDSVTFDIPQGQMVGVIGRSGAGKSTLLRMINRLVDPSSGSIEFGGIEVSSLKGSALRHWQRDCAMIFQQFNLVPRLDVLTNVLLGRLNHRSTVSSILNLFTREERIMAIGALERLGIEQTALQPAGTLSGGQQQRVAIARALMQQPKVLLADEPIASLDPLNAKIVMDALRDINARDGITVVTNLHTLDTARNYCERIIGMAHGRVVFDGQPKELTAAAVAEIYGAGAAIEESMTSTSINIPAAAAREETASAGFKPLALAGL; translated from the coding sequence ATGTTTCAGTTGAGAAACGTAACCCGCCAGTTCGGCAAGAAGAGAGCCGTCGATTCCGTCACTTTCGACATACCGCAGGGCCAGATGGTTGGGGTCATCGGTCGCTCCGGGGCCGGCAAGTCGACGCTGCTGCGGATGATCAACCGTCTCGTCGATCCCTCCTCCGGCTCGATTGAGTTCGGCGGCATCGAGGTCTCCTCGCTCAAGGGTTCTGCGCTGCGGCACTGGCAGCGCGATTGCGCGATGATCTTCCAGCAGTTCAATCTGGTGCCGCGCCTCGACGTGCTGACCAATGTCCTGCTCGGCCGGCTCAATCATCGCTCGACGGTCTCGAGCATCCTCAACCTGTTCACCCGCGAAGAACGGATCATGGCGATCGGCGCACTCGAGCGCCTCGGCATCGAGCAGACCGCGCTGCAGCCGGCCGGCACGCTGTCCGGCGGCCAGCAGCAGCGCGTCGCCATTGCCCGGGCGCTGATGCAGCAGCCGAAGGTGCTGCTTGCCGACGAGCCGATCGCATCGCTCGACCCGCTCAATGCCAAGATCGTCATGGATGCGCTGCGCGACATCAACGCGCGCGACGGCATCACCGTCGTCACCAACCTGCATACGCTCGACACGGCCCGCAACTATTGCGAACGGATCATCGGCATGGCGCACGGCCGCGTCGTCTTCGACGGCCAGCCGAAGGAACTCACCGCCGCCGCGGTCGCCGAGATCTACGGCGCCGGCGCGGCAATCGAGGAATCGATGACCTCGACGAGCATCAACATTCCCGCGGCTGCCGCCCGCGAGGAGACCGCATCGGCCGGCTTCAAGCCGCTGGCACTGGCCGGCCTTTAA
- the phnE gene encoding phosphonate ABC transporter, permease protein PhnE: MTASTKPSVLEMEAIAARHPHLLNSSTARRRRTVLIGTGVALYLVFSWWFFSIGHVLANANWGIAGTYLADWVSFEVRPEIAIAPDGTMAVSYQRNSPLGKNPNPQWVTLDSQEITRTVEAPAAAAPVQKPKASSSFNFMAPTAALSAGATTGQAAPTTRTEQVVTRAVVTYDRATRIEVADKLVTVTHAGETFTMKVDGADRVTPQTPLPRWATQKRPGEKITLSFGLTGWAEIAGDEVSIRNRFFGWANFLFDTNSPYFGKSYGEVASLILSGDRIEPTRSNLSLAWDNILYNAEWQHLDVWTKLLQTIVMAFVGTLFASFIAFPLCFLAARNITPSGVTNQLVKRVFDFLRSVDMFIWALFFTRAFGPGPLAGISAIFLTDSSTLGKLYSEALENIDDKQREGVKSVGAAPIAVQRFGVLPQVLPVFASQALYFWESNTRSATIIGAVGAGGIGLKLWEAMRTNSDWENVAYMVLLILMVVFVFDSISNACRLRLMGGKAH; encoded by the coding sequence ATGACTGCCTCGACCAAGCCCAGCGTGCTCGAAATGGAAGCGATTGCGGCACGCCACCCGCATCTTCTCAATTCCTCCACCGCAAGGCGGCGCAGGACAGTGCTGATCGGCACCGGCGTCGCTCTCTATCTCGTATTCAGCTGGTGGTTCTTCTCGATTGGCCATGTGCTCGCCAACGCCAATTGGGGTATCGCAGGCACTTATCTCGCCGACTGGGTCTCCTTTGAAGTCCGGCCCGAAATCGCGATCGCGCCCGACGGGACAATGGCCGTTTCGTACCAGCGCAATTCGCCGCTCGGGAAAAATCCGAATCCGCAATGGGTAACACTCGACAGCCAAGAGATAACGCGCACCGTCGAGGCTCCGGCCGCTGCCGCTCCGGTACAGAAACCGAAGGCCAGTTCCTCATTCAATTTCATGGCGCCGACTGCGGCACTCAGCGCTGGCGCCACCACCGGGCAGGCCGCTCCCACGACGCGCACGGAACAGGTCGTCACGCGCGCGGTCGTGACCTACGATCGCGCGACGCGCATTGAAGTCGCCGACAAGCTGGTGACCGTGACCCATGCCGGTGAAACCTTTACGATGAAGGTCGACGGAGCGGACAGGGTGACGCCGCAGACGCCATTGCCGCGCTGGGCAACGCAGAAGCGGCCGGGCGAGAAGATCACACTCTCCTTCGGCCTGACTGGCTGGGCCGAGATTGCCGGCGACGAGGTCTCGATCCGCAACCGCTTCTTCGGCTGGGCGAACTTCCTCTTCGATACGAATTCGCCCTACTTCGGCAAGTCCTATGGCGAGGTGGCATCGCTGATCCTGTCCGGCGACCGGATCGAACCGACGCGCTCGAATCTGTCGCTCGCCTGGGACAACATCCTCTACAACGCCGAATGGCAGCATCTCGACGTCTGGACGAAGCTGCTGCAGACGATCGTCATGGCCTTTGTCGGGACGCTTTTTGCATCCTTCATCGCCTTCCCGCTCTGCTTCCTTGCCGCCCGCAACATCACGCCGAGCGGCGTTACCAATCAACTCGTCAAACGCGTCTTCGATTTCCTGCGGTCGGTCGACATGTTCATCTGGGCACTGTTCTTCACGCGCGCCTTCGGCCCCGGGCCGCTCGCCGGCATCTCGGCGATCTTCCTCACCGACTCCAGTACGCTCGGCAAGCTCTACTCGGAAGCCCTGGAAAACATCGACGACAAGCAGCGCGAAGGGGTCAAATCCGTCGGCGCCGCGCCGATTGCCGTGCAGCGCTTCGGCGTGCTGCCCCAGGTGCTCCCGGTCTTTGCCAGCCAGGCGCTGTATTTCTGGGAATCGAATACCCGCTCGGCGACGATCATCGGTGCGGTCGGCGCCGGCGGCATCGGTCTCAAACTCTGGGAGGCGATGCGAACCAATTCGGATTGGGAAAATGTTGCCTATATGGTGCTTTTGATCTTGATGGTTGTCTTCGTTTTCGACAGCATCTCCAACGCGTGCCGCTTGCGGCTGATGGGTGGCAAAGCGCATTGA
- a CDS encoding NAD-dependent epimerase/dehydratase family protein has product MKVLVTGHKGYIGSVMVPMLLQAGHSVTGYDSDLYRRCSFDAGGDQASVPCIHKDVRDVQPRDLEGFDAIIHLAALSNDPLSDLDPDVTYEINHKGSVRLAKAAKEAGVSRFLLASSCSNYGQAGDEIVAETGELNPVTAYGWSKVLSERDISELADSSFSPVYFRPATAYGLSPRLRFDIVLNNLVAWAVTKGVILLKSDGTPWRPIVHIEDISRAFIAGLEAPRDAVHNEAFNVGRTDHNYRIREIAEIVAEVVPGCRLEFASDAGPDKRSYRVSFDKIALALPAFKPQWDARKGAEQLYDAYRKSNVTLEEFEGPRFQRISHIRHLLANGLLDERMRVVEPARPLVASAE; this is encoded by the coding sequence ATGAAAGTTCTGGTGACGGGCCACAAAGGCTATATCGGCTCAGTGATGGTGCCGATGCTGCTCCAAGCCGGGCATTCAGTGACCGGCTACGACAGCGACCTCTACCGCCGCTGCAGTTTCGATGCGGGAGGCGACCAGGCTTCCGTCCCTTGCATCCACAAGGACGTCAGGGATGTGCAGCCGCGGGACCTCGAGGGCTTCGATGCCATCATCCACCTGGCCGCACTTTCTAATGATCCGCTGTCCGACCTCGATCCCGACGTCACCTACGAGATAAACCACAAGGGAAGCGTCCGCCTCGCGAAGGCTGCGAAGGAGGCAGGCGTTTCGCGCTTCCTGCTCGCGTCGTCTTGCAGCAATTACGGTCAGGCGGGCGACGAGATAGTCGCAGAAACGGGCGAGTTGAACCCCGTGACGGCCTATGGCTGGTCCAAGGTGCTTTCGGAAAGGGACATTTCCGAGCTGGCTGACAGCAGCTTCTCCCCCGTCTACTTCCGGCCCGCTACAGCCTACGGCCTGTCGCCGCGACTGCGGTTCGACATCGTTTTGAACAACCTCGTCGCCTGGGCTGTCACCAAGGGGGTAATCCTCCTGAAGTCGGACGGGACGCCGTGGCGGCCGATAGTCCACATCGAGGACATTTCCAGGGCCTTCATCGCCGGGTTGGAAGCGCCGCGGGACGCCGTTCACAACGAAGCCTTCAACGTCGGGCGAACGGACCACAACTACAGGATCCGCGAAATCGCCGAGATCGTCGCCGAAGTCGTGCCGGGCTGCCGGCTCGAATTCGCGTCCGACGCCGGGCCGGACAAACGCTCCTACCGCGTCAGCTTTGACAAGATCGCACTCGCGCTTCCTGCCTTCAAGCCGCAATGGGATGCCCGCAAGGGTGCCGAGCAGCTCTACGACGCCTACAGGAAGTCGAACGTGACGCTCGAGGAGTTCGAGGGACCGCGATTCCAGCGCATCAGCCACATCAGGCATCTCCTCGCCAACGGGCTCCTGGACGAGCGGATGAGGGTTGTCGAACCTGCGCGACCTCTGGTAGCCTCAGCGGAGTGA